The proteins below come from a single Triticum aestivum cultivar Chinese Spring chromosome 5D, IWGSC CS RefSeq v2.1, whole genome shotgun sequence genomic window:
- the LOC123125500 gene encoding probable glutathione S-transferase GSTU1 yields MAAVKLLNCFVSPFGNRVRIALAKKGVEYEETAENMVTKGPLLLSSNPVHAKVPVLLVDGKAVCESLVILEFIDEAFAGTGAQLLPADAYARANARFWAAYVDAKMPECAGKIWKVPKGAPAVEEGKKEMVGVFKTLEGELGEKPYFGGEALGYADVALVTFTPWFLTYERLAGFSIAEECPKLTAWAARCVGENECVAKSLPDAEAVYQFVGGMRKHFGLE; encoded by the exons ATGGCGGCCGTGAAGCTGCTCAATTGCTTCGTCAGCCCGTTCGGCAATAGGGTGCGGATCGCGCTGGCGAAGAAGGGCGTGGAGTACGAGGAGACGGCCGAGAACATGGTCACCAAGGGCCCGCTGCTGCTGTCGTCCAACCCCGTCCACGCCAAGGTCCCCGTCCTCCTCGTCGACGGCAAGGCCGTCTGCGAGTCCCTGGTCATCCTCGAGTTCATCGACGAGGCGTTCGCCGGCACCGGCGCGCAGCTCCTCCCCGCCGACGCCTACGCGCGCGCCAACGCCCGCTTCTGGGCCGCCTACGTCGATGCCAAG ATGCCGGAGTGCGCCGGGAAGATCTGGAAGGTGCCGAAGGGCGcgccggcggtggaggaggggaagaaggagATGGTGGGCGTGTTCAAGACGCTGGAGGGGGAGCTGGGCGAGAAGCCCTACTTCGGCGGCGAGGCGCTCGGGTACGCGGACGTGGCGCTGGTGACCTTCACCCCGTGGTTCCTGACGTACGAGCGGCTCGCCGGGTTCAGCATCGCGGAGGAGTGCCCCAAGCTGACGGCATGGGCGGCGCGGTGCGTCGGGGAGAACGAGTGCGTGGCCAAGTCGCTGCCGGACGCCGAGGCCGTGTACCAGTTCGTGGGCGGCATGAGGAAGCACTTTGGCCTCGAGTAG